The proteins below are encoded in one region of Thermodesulfovibrio thiophilus DSM 17215:
- a CDS encoding metal ABC transporter permease, which produces MLDIFELNIIRRAFFVVSLIAPIAPVFGIFLLLRRYSFFADTLAHVGFLAFALSLFFKINSLLVLILLSIAVSLSVEQLRSKEKLPAEGSLSFFLYAGVALSVLFITFSGNTGSIMSILFGSLSTVTKEDTFLIILGALFCGVFLIKYHKKLLNLCIDEELARAGGINTSLIKIFFAVTVALSISISIKTMGAFLIGSLMIIPPLSAMQICRTLKTTAIVSVVFAFVSAYAGIFLSFYSGIPLGAAISTILIVLFTVSFIIQSLSSK; this is translated from the coding sequence ATGCTTGATATCTTTGAACTAAACATAATAAGAAGAGCTTTTTTCGTTGTAAGTCTTATAGCACCCATAGCTCCTGTATTTGGCATTTTTTTACTCCTACGCAGATATTCCTTTTTTGCAGATACTCTTGCACATGTTGGTTTTCTTGCATTTGCACTGAGTCTTTTTTTCAAGATTAATTCTCTTTTAGTGCTTATTTTACTGAGCATAGCTGTATCCCTTTCTGTTGAACAACTGCGTTCTAAAGAAAAGCTTCCTGCAGAGGGTTCGCTTTCATTTTTTCTTTATGCAGGGGTGGCACTTTCAGTGCTTTTTATAACGTTTTCAGGTAACACTGGCTCTATAATGAGTATCCTATTTGGAAGTCTCTCAACTGTAACAAAAGAAGATACATTTTTAATCATTTTAGGAGCATTGTTTTGCGGAGTTTTTTTAATAAAGTACCATAAAAAATTGCTTAATCTCTGCATTGACGAAGAGCTTGCCCGTGCAGGAGGAATAAACACATCATTGATTAAGATATTTTTTGCAGTTACAGTGGCGCTTTCCATCTCAATATCAATTAAGACAATGGGAGCTTTCTTAATTGGCTCTCTCATGATAATTCCTCCTCTGAGTGCGATGCAGATTTGCAGAACTCTTAAAACCACAGCGATTGTCTCAGTTGTATTTGCTTTTGTTTCAGCCTATGCAGGGATTTTTCTATCCTTTTACTCCGGAATTCCTCTTGGCGCGGCAATATCAACAATACTGATTGTTTTATTTACAGTTTCATTTATCATACAATCTTTATCCTCTAAATAG
- a CDS encoding Lon protease family protein, whose amino-acid sequence MAKKLQADEVYKKCDENVFEFETIMELPPLTGTIGQDRAIASLEFGLNLSAKGFNIYALGAQGTGKMRAIRALLSEKIRTEPVPPDWCYLYNFKNPDAPIAVSLPPGKATEFQKDMENLISTLKVEIPKAFESKEYDKQKNKILEDFQQKQKEWFSAVEEEAKEKGFAIRKALAGLIIVPIKRDGEPLTEEEFLALDAETRKRIDEMGKILQEKLDDVVRAVKEAEKIVKDMLTRLERQITLDVIEEPIEKLKRKYSFNEKLVDYLATLRDDILNNLQDFKISEEAVPPVPPFMRVQREVSFAKYSVNVLVDNSGSQGAPVIYEPNPTYLNLFGRIEYKIQYGMAMTDFTMIKAGSLHRANGGYLVIDALALMKNLFSYDSLKRALKGKEIRIEDVWEQYRLITTTTLRPEPIPLNVKVILTGTHFLYYILYNYDDEYRELFKVKADFDTRMPRNEENIKKYAQFIRLCQAEEELLPFHKSAVARIVEYGSRLAEHQEKLSTQFSSIADLIREANFWAKKDEGKIVYAQHVKKALEQRFYRSASIEEKLRELILEDVLIVDTYYKKIGQINGLAVIDLGDYSFGKPSRITARTYLGKAGIVNIEREIKMSGRIHEKAVMILSSYLWSKYAIKKPISLSASLTFEQLYEMIEGDSATCAELYAILSSIADVPLKQSFAVTGSMDQRGEVQPVGGINEKIEGFFELCRIRGLDGSHGVIIPRRNVKHLMLKEDIRKAIEDRAFHIYAIDYVDEGLEILTDMKSGELQPDGTYPEGTINYFVMKKLEEMSEALQKKEKEEEIKKKEENSI is encoded by the coding sequence ATGGCAAAAAAGCTTCAGGCAGATGAGGTATATAAAAAGTGTGACGAAAATGTATTTGAATTTGAAACCATTATGGAACTTCCACCCCTTACAGGAACAATCGGACAGGACAGAGCAATAGCATCTCTGGAGTTTGGCTTAAATTTATCTGCAAAGGGATTTAATATATATGCTCTTGGCGCACAGGGCACGGGTAAAATGCGTGCCATAAGGGCTTTGCTTTCTGAAAAAATAAGAACAGAGCCTGTACCACCCGACTGGTGTTATCTTTATAATTTTAAAAATCCTGATGCTCCAATAGCTGTTAGTCTGCCTCCAGGAAAAGCTACTGAGTTTCAGAAGGATATGGAAAATCTTATTAGTACATTAAAAGTTGAAATTCCAAAAGCTTTTGAATCAAAAGAGTATGATAAACAAAAAAATAAGATTCTGGAGGATTTCCAACAAAAACAGAAAGAATGGTTCTCAGCTGTAGAAGAAGAAGCAAAGGAAAAAGGTTTCGCAATTCGAAAAGCTCTTGCAGGTCTCATAATAGTGCCGATAAAAAGAGATGGAGAACCTCTTACAGAAGAAGAATTTCTGGCCCTTGATGCTGAGACACGAAAAAGAATTGATGAAATGGGGAAAATACTTCAGGAAAAACTTGATGATGTTGTCAGAGCGGTAAAAGAAGCAGAAAAGATTGTGAAAGATATGCTTACCAGGCTGGAACGCCAGATTACCCTCGATGTAATAGAAGAACCAATAGAAAAACTTAAACGAAAATACTCTTTTAATGAAAAGCTTGTTGATTATCTTGCTACTTTGAGAGATGATATTCTTAACAATCTCCAAGACTTTAAAATATCAGAAGAAGCTGTTCCACCAGTACCTCCTTTTATGAGAGTTCAGAGAGAGGTTTCTTTTGCTAAATACAGTGTCAATGTTCTTGTTGATAATTCAGGCAGTCAGGGTGCTCCTGTAATATACGAACCCAACCCAACATATCTTAATCTTTTTGGAAGAATTGAATATAAAATTCAATATGGTATGGCAATGACAGATTTTACTATGATTAAAGCTGGCTCACTTCACAGAGCAAATGGTGGATACCTTGTAATAGATGCACTTGCATTAATGAAAAATCTTTTTTCTTATGATTCATTAAAAAGAGCTCTTAAGGGCAAAGAAATACGCATTGAAGATGTATGGGAACAATACAGACTCATAACCACAACTACATTGAGACCCGAGCCAATTCCTTTAAATGTCAAAGTTATTCTTACTGGCACTCATTTCCTTTATTACATTCTTTACAACTATGATGATGAATACAGAGAACTTTTTAAGGTCAAGGCAGACTTTGATACAAGAATGCCAAGAAATGAAGAAAACATAAAAAAATATGCTCAGTTTATTCGTCTCTGTCAGGCAGAAGAAGAGCTTCTTCCTTTTCATAAATCAGCTGTTGCAAGAATTGTTGAATATGGCTCAAGACTTGCTGAGCATCAGGAAAAGCTTTCTACACAGTTCAGCAGTATTGCAGACCTTATAAGGGAGGCAAACTTCTGGGCAAAAAAAGATGAAGGAAAGATTGTCTATGCCCAGCATGTTAAAAAAGCTCTCGAACAGAGGTTTTACAGGTCTGCAAGCATAGAGGAAAAACTGAGGGAGCTGATTCTTGAGGATGTTTTGATTGTTGACACATATTACAAAAAAATCGGACAGATTAATGGATTGGCTGTTATTGATCTTGGAGATTACAGTTTTGGCAAGCCATCTCGTATTACTGCAAGGACATATCTTGGGAAAGCTGGAATTGTCAATATCGAGCGTGAAATTAAGATGTCCGGACGGATTCATGAGAAAGCTGTAATGATTCTTTCAAGCTATCTATGGAGTAAATATGCAATAAAAAAACCAATAAGTCTCAGTGCTTCCCTGACTTTTGAACAGCTATATGAAATGATAGAAGGAGATAGTGCAACCTGTGCTGAACTTTATGCAATTTTAAGCAGTATTGCTGATGTTCCACTAAAGCAGAGCTTCGCAGTAACAGGCTCTATGGATCAGAGAGGAGAGGTTCAACCTGTTGGTGGAATCAATGAAAAAATTGAGGGATTCTTTGAATTATGCAGAATTCGAGGACTTGATGGCTCTCATGGAGTAATCATTCCAAGAAGGAATGTTAAACATCTTATGCTAAAGGAAGACATACGAAAAGCGATTGAAGATAGGGCATTTCATATTTATGCCATTGATTATGTGGATGAAGGGCTGGAAATTCTTACAGATATGAAATCAGGTGAATTACAACCTGATGGAACATATCCAGAAGGAACAATAAACTATTTTGTAATGAAAAAGCTTGAAGAAATGTCAGAAGCACTTCAAAAGAAGGAAAAAGAGGAAGAGATCAAAAAGAAGGAAGAAAACTCTATTTAG
- the coaD gene encoding pantetheine-phosphate adenylyltransferase: MKKIGVYPGTFDPITNGHLDVIKRALKIFDELIVAVAVSSYKKSPIFKIEERLHFIHETTKYVQNLKVESFDGLLVDFIKQKEAVAIIRGLRAVSDYEFELQLAHANRRLFRDIETVFLMPSEEYSFLSSSLVKEIAYFKGSVTNLVPPIVEKALKEKFK; the protein is encoded by the coding sequence GTGAAAAAAATAGGAGTTTATCCAGGAACATTTGATCCGATAACAAATGGACATCTCGATGTTATAAAAAGAGCTCTTAAAATTTTTGATGAATTGATAGTAGCGGTGGCTGTTTCAAGTTATAAAAAATCACCAATCTTTAAAATTGAAGAAAGACTGCATTTTATTCATGAAACAACAAAGTACGTTCAAAATTTGAAAGTCGAATCTTTTGATGGTTTACTGGTGGACTTCATCAAACAAAAGGAAGCTGTAGCCATCATAAGAGGGTTAAGAGCTGTATCAGACTATGAATTCGAACTTCAACTTGCACATGCAAATAGAAGGCTCTTCAGAGACATTGAGACTGTTTTCCTAATGCCAAGTGAGGAATACTCTTTCCTCTCATCAAGCCTTGTTAAAGAGATTGCCTATTTTAAAGGCTCTGTAACAAATCTTGTTCCTCCAATTGTAGAAAAGGCTTTAAAGGAAAAGTTTAAATAG
- the rsmD gene encoding 16S rRNA (guanine(966)-N(2))-methyltransferase RsmD produces the protein MKANSNIKKQTVRPTSAVVRKAIFDILQNIESKTFIDLYAGKGFVGMEALKKGADEVIFVEQDPVLCVFIKNSAQKKKLSDKAKIHNTDAVKFLQNCSAQFDIIFADPPYESGEIERIFKVLEKKDLLTEDGVLILQHHKNESLRENLKGVKIYKCYRYGDTLLTVYRRQE, from the coding sequence ATGAAAGCAAATTCCAACATTAAAAAACAAACAGTAAGACCAACCTCGGCAGTGGTTAGAAAGGCTATTTTTGATATTCTGCAAAATATTGAGAGCAAAACCTTCATTGACTTATACGCTGGTAAAGGCTTTGTTGGCATGGAGGCATTAAAAAAGGGAGCAGATGAAGTCATATTTGTAGAACAGGATCCTGTTTTATGCGTTTTTATAAAAAACTCAGCACAAAAAAAGAAACTCTCCGATAAAGCAAAAATTCACAACACAGATGCAGTGAAATTCCTTCAAAACTGTTCAGCACAATTTGATATAATTTTTGCAGATCCGCCTTATGAATCAGGAGAAATTGAACGAATTTTTAAAGTGCTTGAGAAAAAAGACTTACTAACTGAAGATGGAGTTTTAATCTTACAGCATCATAAAAATGAGTCATTAAGGGAAAACCTTAAAGGAGTGAAAATATACAAATGCTATAGATATGGCGATACTCTTTTAACTGTTTACAGGAGGCAAGAGTGA
- the purN gene encoding phosphoribosylglycinamide formyltransferase: MLKIGVLASGRGSNFQAIIDEIETEILPASIEILIVDNPEAYAIERAKKHGIAYLYINPKNFPTKEAFYEKIRDELLLREVELVILAGFMRIVKKPLLDAFPNRIMNIHPALLPSFPGLHGQKQAVDYGVRISGCTVHFVDESVDSGPVIIQAAVPVHPDDTEETLSERILKLEHRIFPEAIRLYAEGRLKVEGRKVKILNYKLPDTYFTNPEIRQ, translated from the coding sequence ATGCTTAAAATCGGAGTTTTAGCATCAGGAAGAGGTTCAAACTTTCAGGCAATAATTGATGAAATCGAGACTGAAATACTTCCTGCCAGCATAGAGATTTTGATAGTTGACAACCCTGAGGCTTATGCAATCGAGAGAGCTAAAAAACATGGCATAGCCTATCTTTATATTAACCCAAAGAATTTTCCAACAAAAGAAGCTTTTTATGAAAAAATCAGAGATGAACTACTTTTAAGAGAGGTTGAACTTGTTATCCTGGCAGGATTTATGAGAATAGTTAAAAAACCCCTGCTTGATGCTTTTCCAAATAGAATTATGAATATACATCCAGCCCTTCTTCCTTCTTTCCCGGGATTACATGGACAGAAGCAGGCAGTTGACTACGGCGTAAGAATAAGTGGATGTACTGTTCATTTTGTTGATGAAAGTGTTGATTCAGGTCCTGTCATAATTCAGGCAGCTGTGCCTGTTCATCCAGATGATACAGAAGAAACCCTCTCTGAAAGGATTCTTAAACTTGAGCATAGGATATTTCCAGAAGCAATAAGGCTTTACGCAGAGGGAAGACTTAAAGTTGAAGGAAGGAAGGTAAAAATTTTAAACTATAAACTTCCAGACACATATTTTACCAATCCAGAGATAAGGCAATGA
- the hemE gene encoding uroporphyrinogen decarboxylase: protein MKDVFIQACRGIKPQYTPVWFMRQAGRYMPQYQKIRQKYDFLTMCKTPEIAAEVTMQPVKVLNVDAAILFSDILIPLEAMGLKIEFIDEKGPVVSPAIRTIDNLKKLKNIELNAVDFVFKAIKILIKELDVPLIGFSASPFTLATYVIEGSSSKDFFHTKKFMFSDSSGFHQLLSSLTESTIVYLNGQIKAGVNAVQIFDTWAGILSPYDYEIFCKPYVKRILESLKQTVPVIYFSSNTSGLAKHINDSGADVVSLDWRIDMKDACHLFEYKPLQGNLDPLALLGQEMEIFKRVEKILNAGKSAKAHIFNLGHGVNINTQVDTLKKVVDFVHAFKSVED from the coding sequence ATGAAAGATGTATTCATTCAGGCATGTCGAGGAATAAAACCTCAGTATACTCCTGTATGGTTTATGAGACAGGCAGGACGATACATGCCCCAGTATCAAAAAATAAGGCAAAAATATGATTTTCTTACAATGTGCAAAACTCCAGAGATTGCTGCAGAGGTTACAATGCAGCCAGTTAAAGTTTTAAATGTTGATGCAGCAATTCTTTTTTCCGATATTCTGATTCCTCTTGAAGCAATGGGTCTTAAAATAGAGTTTATCGATGAAAAAGGACCAGTGGTTTCTCCTGCTATCCGAACAATAGATAACTTAAAAAAATTGAAAAATATAGAGCTTAACGCTGTAGATTTTGTCTTTAAAGCAATTAAAATTTTAATAAAAGAACTTGATGTTCCTCTCATAGGATTTTCAGCATCGCCTTTTACTCTTGCAACCTATGTTATTGAGGGAAGCTCTTCGAAAGATTTTTTTCATACCAAAAAATTCATGTTCTCAGATTCCTCAGGTTTTCATCAGCTCTTGAGTAGTCTTACTGAATCTACCATAGTCTATCTGAACGGACAAATAAAAGCAGGAGTTAATGCAGTCCAGATATTTGATACATGGGCTGGAATTCTCTCTCCATATGATTATGAAATATTCTGCAAGCCCTATGTAAAAAGAATTCTTGAAAGTTTAAAACAGACTGTGCCTGTTATATATTTCAGTTCTAACACATCAGGTCTTGCAAAACATATTAATGATTCAGGAGCAGATGTTGTCAGCCTTGACTGGAGAATTGATATGAAAGATGCCTGTCATCTGTTTGAATATAAACCACTTCAAGGCAATCTTGACCCTTTAGCACTTTTAGGTCAGGAAATGGAAATCTTTAAAAGAGTAGAGAAGATTTTAAATGCCGGTAAGTCAGCAAAAGCTCATATCTTTAATCTCGGTCATGGTGTAAACATCAACACCCAGGTTGATACATTGAAGAAAGTGGTAGATTTTGTCCATGCATTTAAATCTGTGGAGGATTGA
- a CDS encoding radical SAM/SPASM domain-containing protein — protein sequence MQFEPKWIAWEITRRCNLHCIHCRSSSEEVAHNHPDPSTEECKGIIDNITSYARPVIVLTGGEPLLRDDFFEIAEYAAKKDLRVCLATNGTLVNDEICKKLKDVDIKMVSLSLDGHNEKVHDNFRQQKGAFLGTINAARLFKKYDLPFLINSSFTRRNQDTIPQVYKLAKELGATAWYMFMIVPTGRAEELLEELINEEDYEKILNWHYEMEKNEKDMLVRPTCAPQYYRVIFENAKKEGKKFERRSLKFSTGGAKGCVAGQLICLINVDGDVMPCSYFPVSAGNIKKQSLKEIWENSELFQSLRDFASYKGRCGVCEYVKVCGGCRARAYCLKNNYLEEDPYCRYTPRRFQ from the coding sequence ATGCAGTTTGAGCCTAAATGGATAGCATGGGAAATAACTCGAAGGTGTAATCTTCACTGCATTCATTGCAGGTCATCATCAGAAGAAGTTGCTCATAACCATCCTGACCCATCCACAGAGGAATGCAAGGGAATCATTGATAATATAACATCCTATGCCAGACCTGTTATCGTTCTTACAGGTGGAGAACCACTTTTAAGAGACGATTTTTTTGAGATTGCTGAATACGCAGCCAAAAAGGACTTGAGAGTTTGCCTTGCCACAAATGGCACTCTTGTTAATGATGAAATATGTAAAAAATTAAAAGATGTGGATATAAAAATGGTTTCGCTCAGCCTTGATGGACATAATGAAAAAGTTCATGATAATTTTCGTCAGCAAAAAGGTGCTTTTCTGGGAACAATTAATGCAGCAAGGCTTTTTAAAAAATACGATTTACCTTTTTTGATAAATTCATCCTTTACAAGGAGAAATCAGGATACAATCCCACAAGTTTATAAACTTGCAAAAGAACTTGGCGCAACAGCATGGTATATGTTCATGATTGTTCCAACAGGAAGAGCTGAAGAATTACTTGAAGAACTTATAAACGAAGAAGACTATGAAAAGATACTCAACTGGCATTATGAGATGGAAAAAAATGAAAAGGACATGCTTGTAAGACCAACCTGTGCACCTCAGTATTATAGAGTTATATTTGAAAATGCAAAGAAGGAAGGCAAAAAATTTGAAAGAAGATCACTAAAGTTTTCAACAGGAGGCGCAAAAGGATGTGTAGCAGGCCAACTAATCTGCCTTATAAATGTTGATGGAGATGTAATGCCATGCAGCTACTTTCCAGTGTCAGCTGGTAATATAAAAAAACAGTCACTTAAAGAAATATGGGAGAATTCAGAACTTTTTCAATCTTTAAGAGATTTCGCATCATACAAAGGTCGCTGCGGAGTCTGTGAATATGTAAAAGTCTGTGGAGGATGTAGAGCGAGAGCATATTGTCTTAAAAATAATTATCTTGAAGAAGATCCGTATTGTAGATATACACCGAGGAGATTTCAATGA
- the kdsA gene encoding 3-deoxy-8-phosphooctulonate synthase yields MKIQKNQLFLIAGPCVIETKNIVFETASVLKEIAENLRIPFIFKASYDKANRSSIKSYRGPGIEKGVEILSEVKETFNIPIISDVHSVIEIKIARDILDVIQIPAFLCRQTDLLIEAGKTGKPVNVKKGQFIAPWDVSNIIEKLKSTGNKQIMITERGTCFGYNNLVVDFRSFPIIRSMGVPVIFDATHSVQLPGGAGTCSSGQKEFIPYLSRAAVACGIDGLFFEVHPQPDKALCDGPNMIPLKEFKNLIESLVEIHKTVNKFIDIPP; encoded by the coding sequence ATGAAGATACAGAAAAATCAGCTTTTTCTTATAGCAGGGCCATGTGTTATAGAAACTAAAAATATAGTTTTTGAGACTGCTTCAGTTTTAAAAGAAATTGCTGAAAATCTCAGAATTCCATTTATTTTTAAAGCTTCTTATGATAAAGCAAATCGTTCATCAATTAAATCATATAGAGGACCGGGCATAGAGAAGGGAGTTGAAATTCTCTCCGAAGTCAAAGAAACATTCAATATTCCAATTATAAGCGATGTTCACTCTGTTATAGAAATAAAAATTGCAAGGGATATACTTGATGTTATTCAAATTCCTGCATTTTTATGCAGGCAGACTGATTTACTTATAGAAGCTGGAAAAACAGGAAAACCTGTAAATGTAAAAAAAGGTCAGTTTATTGCTCCATGGGATGTATCAAACATTATTGAAAAACTTAAATCAACTGGTAATAAACAAATAATGATTACAGAACGCGGAACATGTTTTGGTTATAACAACCTTGTTGTTGATTTTCGTAGTTTTCCAATAATTCGCTCAATGGGAGTTCCAGTTATTTTTGATGCAACGCATTCTGTTCAGCTTCCTGGAGGTGCTGGAACTTGTTCATCAGGGCAGAAAGAGTTCATCCCTTATCTTAGTAGAGCCGCAGTTGCCTGTGGTATTGATGGACTATTTTTTGAAGTCCATCCACAGCCTGATAAAGCACTCTGTGACGGACCAAATATGATTCCTCTTAAGGAGTTTAAAAATCTTATTGAGTCTTTAGTTGAAATTCATAAAACAGTAAACAAATTTATCGATATTCCTCCTTAA
- the bioA gene encoding adenosylmethionine--8-amino-7-oxononanoate transaminase, which produces MDKKTLIEWDKNYIWHPFTQMKYWLEEEPVIITEGRDCFIKDIDGKWYLDGVSSLWVNIHGHRKSEIDEAIKSQLDKIAHSTLLGLCNEPSIILAKKLADLLVRHLSSGDPLIKIFYSDNGSTAVDIALKIAYQYWTNLGIKGKDTFVSLKEGYHGDTIGAVSVGGVELFHKVYKPLLNRSIQASAPYCYRCEFKLSFPSCNFACLNEMEQILKENREKIAAVIIEPLVQCAGGIIVWPEGYLKGLKQLCTKYEVLLIADEVATGFGRTGKMFACEHEEVTPDIICLSKGITNGYMPLAVTVVRKKIFNAFLGDIEERKTFYHGHSYTGNPLACAAAIANLDIFEKERTIENLSAKIELLRERLNEIAQLENVGDVRQKGLIAGIELVKDKKTKEPFSYKEKAGLKVVRLARKYGVWLRPLGDVIVIMPPLVISVDNLDRLLNVIKNCIIETIS; this is translated from the coding sequence ATGGACAAAAAAACATTGATTGAATGGGATAAAAATTATATCTGGCATCCATTCACACAGATGAAATACTGGCTTGAAGAAGAACCAGTGATAATCACCGAAGGAAGAGACTGTTTCATAAAAGATATTGATGGGAAATGGTATCTTGACGGAGTATCATCACTGTGGGTTAACATTCATGGACATCGCAAATCAGAGATTGACGAAGCAATAAAATCACAGCTTGATAAAATCGCGCACTCAACACTGCTTGGACTGTGCAATGAACCAAGCATTATTCTTGCAAAAAAACTTGCTGACCTGCTTGTTAGACATCTTTCATCGGGTGATCCACTCATAAAAATATTTTACTCTGACAACGGTTCTACAGCTGTGGATATTGCTCTCAAAATTGCCTACCAATACTGGACAAATCTCGGTATAAAAGGAAAGGATACCTTTGTAAGCTTAAAAGAAGGCTATCATGGAGATACAATTGGTGCAGTTAGTGTTGGTGGAGTTGAGCTTTTTCATAAAGTTTATAAACCACTTCTGAATAGATCAATTCAGGCATCTGCTCCATACTGCTATCGTTGTGAGTTTAAGCTGAGCTTTCCATCCTGTAACTTTGCCTGTCTAAATGAAATGGAACAAATTCTCAAAGAAAATAGAGAAAAAATAGCTGCGGTTATTATTGAACCTCTTGTGCAATGTGCTGGTGGAATAATTGTGTGGCCTGAAGGTTACCTAAAAGGATTAAAACAGCTCTGCACTAAATATGAAGTCCTACTGATTGCTGATGAAGTTGCAACAGGTTTTGGCAGAACAGGAAAAATGTTTGCCTGCGAGCATGAGGAAGTAACACCTGATATTATATGTCTGAGCAAGGGAATAACAAACGGTTATATGCCACTTGCCGTGACAGTTGTGAGAAAAAAAATATTTAATGCGTTTTTAGGTGATATTGAAGAGAGAAAAACATTTTATCACGGTCATTCCTATACTGGAAATCCTCTGGCCTGTGCAGCTGCTATAGCAAATCTTGATATATTTGAAAAAGAAAGAACCATTGAAAATCTATCAGCAAAAATTGAACTTTTAAGAGAAAGACTTAATGAAATAGCACAGCTTGAAAATGTTGGAGATGTAAGACAGAAAGGATTGATAGCTGGAATTGAACTTGTAAAAGATAAGAAGACAAAAGAACCTTTTTCGTATAAAGAGAAGGCTGGATTGAAAGTGGTCAGACTGGCAAGAAAATACGGAGTATGGCTCAGACCTCTTGGAGATGTGATTGTTATTATGCCACCTCTTGTAATTTCTGTTGACAATCTTGACAGGTTGCTTAATGTAATAAAAAATTGTATAATTGAAACAATTTCATAA
- a CDS encoding HesA/MoeB/ThiF family protein, which translates to MDFLRYSRQMLIDGWGEEGQRKLNNSTIFIAGAGGLGSPVSIYLAVAGVGKIIICDFDSVEITNLNRQILHSHTRIGINKALSAKITLTAINPDVEVIAITEKITDENASKLIGNAVIIMDCMDNLETRYILNKVAIKNRIPLVFGAIYGMQGMLSFIQPPETPCLKCLFPEAPPKETFPVLGVTPGVIGALQALEAIKYIVGIGKNLKNKLLVWDGISCDFKSFTARKDPHCIICKDI; encoded by the coding sequence GTGGATTTTTTAAGATATAGCCGTCAAATGCTTATAGATGGCTGGGGAGAGGAAGGACAGAGAAAACTTAACAACTCAACTATTTTCATAGCTGGTGCCGGTGGACTTGGAAGCCCTGTCTCAATCTATCTTGCGGTTGCAGGCGTGGGTAAAATAATTATCTGTGACTTTGACAGTGTTGAAATAACAAATTTAAACAGGCAGATACTACACAGCCATACAAGAATCGGGATAAACAAAGCATTATCAGCCAAAATAACTCTGACTGCAATAAATCCTGATGTAGAAGTTATTGCGATTACAGAGAAAATAACCGATGAAAATGCTTCAAAACTTATAGGAAATGCAGTAATAATAATGGACTGCATGGATAATCTTGAAACAAGATATATTTTAAATAAGGTTGCAATAAAAAACAGAATCCCTCTGGTTTTTGGAGCAATTTATGGAATGCAGGGAATGTTAAGTTTCATTCAACCACCTGAAACTCCATGCCTTAAATGTCTTTTCCCCGAAGCACCACCCAAGGAGACTTTCCCTGTGTTAGGAGTAACTCCTGGAGTGATTGGTGCACTTCAGGCACTGGAAGCAATAAAATACATTGTTGGAATCGGAAAAAATTTAAAAAATAAATTACTTGTGTGGGATGGAATAAGCTGCGATTTCAAGAGTTTCACTGCTCGTAAAGATCCTCATTGCATTATCTGTAAGGATATATAG